The Nocardia sp. NBC_01503 sequence CCACCTCGCCGATTTCCGCAGCGTCGCCTGCCCGTCCGAGCATGTGGAAGCGAGAGGCGACGGCGTCCGTAAGCTCACGATCGCCACCGGTTATCTCGTTCATCACGCGAGACCAGGTCCAACCGGGGGACACACTGTTCACTCGAATACCGTCCTGGGCATATTCCAGAGCCAGGCTTCGCGTGAGCTGTTGCAGGCCGGCCTTGCTGACCGGATACTGAAAGCGCCCGGACTGCGCAACCCGTCCGCTGGGGGACGTGAAGTTGATGATCGAGCCTTTCGACTCACGTAAGTGCGGTCGCGCCTCTTCGCACATCAGAGCGGTGCCGACGATGTTCGTATTCAAAACATCCAGCCATTCCGCCCGAGATTCGACACCGGGATTCTCGTCACCATAGACACACGCAATATTCACCAACGCATCAATTCGCCTACTCTTGATTGCGGCAGCAGCAAAGAATTCCCGGATAGAGTCGTCACTCCGGATATCGACCGCGATGAAATCCACACCACCGCCGACCTCATCTGCGGCTCGAAGCCCGCCGGCCTCATCGACGTCACCGAGCACAACTCGAGCAGAATATTTCGTGAAGACACGCGCGACTTCGACCCCGATAATTGTTGCCGCGCCGGTGATAAGTACTGTCTTATCCTCGAGCACTTCTCATCTCCCTCTGCTCAGTCACCGAACGACATGAGCCCCAGGGGAAGTATGTCCACCGGATGAGGAGCGGAGAAGCGGGATTCGCGACAAGGATGGTCGACTTTGCGCCATGTATCTCCCCCACTCCTGCTCGATGTGTTGTGAGTCACATGGCACTGGGACGCTTCGGCAGTTGCGTTAACGTCCTTCCCGGGAGTTCAGATTTTCACTGGGGGTCTTCGGCTGGGTTGATTGTTCACCGTCCAAAACTCAACGCAAGCCTGCAGGGCCTGCAGCGGAGCTGGACAATTGCTATTTTTTCGGTCCGAGGGGAGTTGGATCTTGCCAAGTAATCAAATGGTATTTTTGCTATTGGACCTAGTTCTCATAACCATTGCAGCGCGCCTTCTTGGACGATTGGCAGAAAAGACCGGTCAGCCTGCTGTAATCGGCGAGATCGTAGCCGGCATAATTGCCGGCCCGACCATTATCGGCACACAGGTGTCGAACGCTATCTTTCCCACCGATGTTCGCTCCTACCTCAGCGCATTCGCAAATGTCGGGGTGATGGTATTCATGTTCATCGCCGGACTCGAGATGAATCGAGGATCGCTGAAGGGCAGCGGCCGTTCGGTGACCGTGGTGGCATTATCGTCGTACCTGGCCCCATTCCTGTTCGGCAGCGTAGCCGCAGTCACTGTGTTGGCACGGCATGAAAATGGAAATGGGCTAACATTCGCGTTTTTCATTGGCTGTTCACTCGCGATCACGGCGTTTCCGGTATTGGCTCGTATCCTCCAGTCGCGGAATATGATGGGAACTCGCATCGGTCAGCTCGGCATGACCAGCGCAGCCTTGGACGATATTCTCGCCTGGTGTGTACTCGCGGTTGTGATCGGAATCGCTCAGCCTGAACTCGACCATCAGTTCCGCCTGTTCCTGTTCATCCCGCTGGTAGCCATCGTATGGTGGATCGTCCGACCGATGCTGACGCGAATCACAGATCGGACCGATCCGAAGGCGACTGGCAACCTCGCCTTCATCGGAATTTCCGGTGCACTCCTACTGGGTGCCGCAACCGAATGGATCGGACTGCATTTGATCTTCGGTGCATTCTTGTTCGGCGTGATCTTCCCACGGAAGCATCGGGAATCCGTAGAAAGTGGCGCACGCCTGCTGAGCAGCATCTTCCTGCCGGCGTTCTTCGTCGTCGCGGGCCTTCAGGTCGACCTGGGTTCGCTCGATCGCGCAGGTGTGCAGGAATTCTTGATCATTCTGGTTGCCGCCATCGGCGGAAAGCTCAGCGGTACATATATCTCGGCTCGGGCTACGGGAATCAAATCGAGAGAAGCGGCTGCTCTCGCAAGTCTGATGAATACCCGCGGACTCACGGAATTGATTATTCTCAATATCGGTCTCACGCTGGGTCTGATCGGGCCGCAGCTTTACTCGTTGCTGGTATTGATGGCCTTGATCACCACCGCCATGACAGCTCCGCTGCTGACGCTTTGCGAAAGAGCGAAGCCGTCCCGGCGTACGTTGAACAGCAGGCCTCACAGCGATCGCACGGCCCGCGACGAGGCCGAAGCGGGAACCAGCGTCGGATCATGACTAATCATCCCCGCCCCGCATCCGCCGACAACACGGTCCGCGGAACCCGACTTCCGACGACTGCGAACCCTCGATCGAGTGGCGCGGTGGCATTCGTCGATGTCGACGAAACACTCGTTCGCGACATTACTTTTCTGTCGCTGTATGAATTCGATGCTCGGCGACATCACCGCGGAACCGAAGCCGAGGCCACACTACGAATATTCCGCTCATTGCGCGAATCTGGCATGAGCCGAAGGGATTCGCACCGCTGGTTCTACCGGCTGTGGTTCGATCGCGAATTCGACGATGTAATGCGAACAGGCAGAGAATGGTTCGCATCACGATCCGCGGATCCGGCGTACTTCAACTCGGCTGTGCGCGAGCGCCTGCACGAGCTCGCCGAGAACGGGTTCCGGATCGTCCTCGTGTCCGGGTCGTTCGAGGCCGCACTGGTCCCCATCGCGGAAGCGATCGGCGCAGACGAAATACTGTGCACGCAACTGGTTTTGGCCGAAGGTCGCTTTACCGGCGAGGTGAGCGCGACAATGGTCGGCCCGGACAAGGCCGCCGCGCTCCGCCGATACGCCGCGCGGGAAGGAATCGACCTGCGTGCCTGCGCCGCATTCGGCGATCACCACTCAGACATCGCCATGTTCGACCTGGTCGACCATCCGGTCGTGGTGGGCAATTGCGATCCAGCACTCGACCGGTACCCGGCGGAGCGATTGCCCGGCTGAGTCGTATCCTTTCGAAACCACCAGCGCAGCAGGGCCTTTGGCCCGCACTTCACCGAACCTCGCGGTCCGATGAAGTGCGGGTCGACCCTGCCGGAACCTATGCCTCGCTGGAAGTGGCGTTGATCAGAACAGCCATATTGCCGGGTTGGTGTGCGTTGTCGCGCATCATCTGGTGCGTGCGACCTATCTCGGAGAATTCTCCGACATAGGACAAACACGGATCGATGTAGTTTTTTGCGACAAGTTCGGTGATGGCGCGGCACTGCTGAAAGTTGGCGAAGTGCGAGCCCTGCAACCGCTTCTGCCGCATCCACAGGTAGCGCAAGTCGATATCGGCGTGATAGCCGGTCGTTCCGCCGCAGATGACCACCATACCCCCGGTATCGCACAGGTACATCGAGGTCGGGATGCTGTCCTGACCAGTGTGTTCGAGGACGATCTTGGGGGCACGCTTCTCGCCGAGCGCCTCCCAGAACGCCGCACCGAAGCGACGAGTTTCCTGCAACCAGACCGCACTCGCGTGCACGTCGGATATATCCGGAAGCCTGCCCCAGTGGGTGAATTCGGACCGGTCGAGCACACCCTCCGCGCCCAATTGCTTGCAGTAGTCCGCGCGTGCTGCCGACGACACCACCGCGACCGGACGCCCGCCGAATGTTCGAACGATCTGAATCGCCATGGATCCCAATCCGCCTGCGCCACCCCAAATCAGAATCGGGTCGCCCGGACGAACGGTATTGGGCTGCCACCCCAGCAATTGGCGGTACGCCGTGGCGCCGGTCAACAGGAAGGCCGCCGCCTCGGCCCATGACAGTCGCTGGGGCTTGGGGTGACATTGATATTCGTCCACGAGGGTGAACTGCGCGAAGGCACCGAAATTCTCCTCGTACCCCCAAACCGCTTGAGTACTCGACATCATGGGATCCCCGCCCGCCCGGATGTCCGCGGCCGATTCATCCCATTGACAGCCCGACAGGATCACCTCGTCGCCGACTCGCACCTGCTTCACCCCGTCACCGACCGCCCAGACAATCCCCGAACCTTCCGAACCGCCGATATGAAACTCCTCCGCCGCACCATTGCGCTGGCGGGCCGCGATGACATCGACCGGAGTTCCCAACGCTGCCCATACGTTGTTGTAGTTCACCCCCGCGGCCATCATGTAGACCAGGACCTGCCCCCGTCCTACGGGTGGCACGTCGATAACCTCGGTACGGAACGCCTCTTCGGGTGGACCGTAACGATCCGGCCGGATTACCGACGCATACATCTTCTCGGGCACATGGCCGGTCGGTGGCATTTCCCCGAGTTCATACAATGACTTCTTCACAGTTTCCCCTCCTGAATGACGTCTTCGTCTTCTATGCGATCGGAGACCCATTGGTTGATGACGGCGACGGTATCCACCACGTTCTCCGCCAAGATGTTGAAATGATCTGTCGCAGTGGTCACCTCGGTGCCGTCCTGCGAAAGCCACGACACATCATCGATACTCGCGTCGCGAGAGATCCCGTCCATCAGTTCGTTCGCTCGCACGACGAGTACGGGAACCGAGAGTTGTTCGGGAACAGAGCTTTCCATCAGTGCGATATATCCGGCCATAGCGGAAATACGGCTGCCATCGAGCGATACCAGATCACTGTTCATGCTCAGCATCGTCGCGATGATGTCGTCCTTGCGTTCGCTCAGCGTGGGGTCGTCCAGCGCGTAAGGATCCACCAGCACCAGTCCCGCAGGCGGAGTACCTGTTTCCTCGAGGTATTGCGACACCCCACGCGCCATCCACCCACCCGACGAGTAGCCCATCACGATGCACTTTCCATCGGGAACAATGCGGCGAATCGCTGCGGCCTGCACCGAAAACGCGGCCGTAGCGGTCTCCGGTATCAACTCACCGGCTACGAATCCCAGCGGTGAGAGAACATGAACGTCCCGTTCTCCGAAGAATTGCCTGGCCAGATTATAGAATTCGTACGGAGTCGTGGTGGCGACCACCGACGGAAAGCAGATTATCGGCAGGGAAGACCGGCCCTCCGAGAGTTGAATCGCCTTGGGCTCCTGGTCTTCATCCGACTCTCCGAATGTTCGGCGCAAACGTGCCGCAGCCGATGCGAACTCGTACGCGCTATCGATGCGACCATCCGCGCACGCCTCGGTATAGGCAGAGGTCAAGAAGTCGGTCGCGGCCGTGGGCGGCTTTCCGGCGAGATCCGCGACAGCCGGTCCGGCGATCAGACCGGAGACGCAGTCGACAATGTCCCACACACTCGGGTGATCGAAGACCAAGGTGGTCGGCAGCTTCACACCGGTCGCGGACTGCAGTCGGTTGCGCAACTCGACCGCAGT is a genomic window containing:
- a CDS encoding SDR family oxidoreductase gives rise to the protein MLEDKTVLITGAATIIGVEVARVFTKYSARVVLGDVDEAGGLRAADEVGGGVDFIAVDIRSDDSIREFFAAAAIKSRRIDALVNIACVYGDENPGVESRAEWLDVLNTNIVGTALMCEEARPHLRESKGSIINFTSPSGRVAQSGRFQYPVSKAGLQQLTRSLALEYAQDGIRVNSVSPGWTWSRVMNEITGGDRELTDAVASRFHMLGRAGDAAEIGEVVAFLASSKASFVTGAEWAVDGGYSALGPEQTTSAITLLTQRQQAPHHSA
- a CDS encoding cation:proton antiporter, with translation MVFLLLDLVLITIAARLLGRLAEKTGQPAVIGEIVAGIIAGPTIIGTQVSNAIFPTDVRSYLSAFANVGVMVFMFIAGLEMNRGSLKGSGRSVTVVALSSYLAPFLFGSVAAVTVLARHENGNGLTFAFFIGCSLAITAFPVLARILQSRNMMGTRIGQLGMTSAALDDILAWCVLAVVIGIAQPELDHQFRLFLFIPLVAIVWWIVRPMLTRITDRTDPKATGNLAFIGISGALLLGAATEWIGLHLIFGAFLFGVIFPRKHRESVESGARLLSSIFLPAFFVVAGLQVDLGSLDRAGVQEFLIILVAAIGGKLSGTYISARATGIKSREAAALASLMNTRGLTELIILNIGLTLGLIGPQLYSLLVLMALITTAMTAPLLTLCERAKPSRRTLNSRPHSDRTARDEAEAGTSVGS
- a CDS encoding HAD family hydrolase produces the protein MTNHPRPASADNTVRGTRLPTTANPRSSGAVAFVDVDETLVRDITFLSLYEFDARRHHRGTEAEATLRIFRSLRESGMSRRDSHRWFYRLWFDREFDDVMRTGREWFASRSADPAYFNSAVRERLHELAENGFRIVLVSGSFEAALVPIAEAIGADEILCTQLVLAEGRFTGEVSATMVGPDKAAALRRYAAREGIDLRACAAFGDHHSDIAMFDLVDHPVVVGNCDPALDRYPAERLPG
- the ccrA gene encoding crotonyl-CoA carboxylase/reductase, coding for MKKSLYELGEMPPTGHVPEKMYASVIRPDRYGPPEEAFRTEVIDVPPVGRGQVLVYMMAAGVNYNNVWAALGTPVDVIAARQRNGAAEEFHIGGSEGSGIVWAVGDGVKQVRVGDEVILSGCQWDESAADIRAGGDPMMSSTQAVWGYEENFGAFAQFTLVDEYQCHPKPQRLSWAEAAAFLLTGATAYRQLLGWQPNTVRPGDPILIWGGAGGLGSMAIQIVRTFGGRPVAVVSSAARADYCKQLGAEGVLDRSEFTHWGRLPDISDVHASAVWLQETRRFGAAFWEALGEKRAPKIVLEHTGQDSIPTSMYLCDTGGMVVICGGTTGYHADIDLRYLWMRQKRLQGSHFANFQQCRAITELVAKNYIDPCLSYVGEFSEIGRTHQMMRDNAHQPGNMAVLINATSSEA